The following DNA comes from Lonchura striata isolate bLonStr1 chromosome 4, bLonStr1.mat, whole genome shotgun sequence.
ATCCCTGGGCCACAATCCCTTCTTGGCCATGGAAACAACCATGGCCACAGGTACTCTGAgagattcctgctctgccatggacTTATTCCCAGCCGCGGATGCCTGCGGGTGTCCTGCTCCTGTCTGGGCTCATCCACAGGTCACAGATCCCTCAACTGGAGCTAACaccactggagttccagcagcacagaaacagcagcgaTGTCCTGGCCTGGTCTCATGGATGATGGGAAGGCAAAGCAGGTTCTATTTCAGGGTTTCAAATACAGTTTTGATCCTGTTCCTCGCAGAATACATCTGGAGCAGGTGTCCAGCTGTGAGACAAACAGAGACAgggtgtgctgggtgaagaATGGTGATGTACTGGTTTTCAAGGGGATaggatccattttcttcccagggagcggcaaagagctgggtttggattcagCACGGGAATGTGGTGGATAGCACACGGATGGCTTGGATGTTGCTGAGCGGGGCTTGCCCtcctcaaggactttgcagtgGCACATTGGACAATCCATGTCccgtgctctgccagcaaggaggtgagaccatcaacattcccctcctcatccctgtgtcctacgtaaagaagaatcttccacccgctctgctccagagagctggcaagtgcccctagggagccccctcatccctcctggggcactgcggagggcggggccgaggcagggctgtgactgcacaaaggggcagagcgctggcgtgaggcagggctgtgatgtcccagggctgtgctggccgcagcactgtgacatcgcTGTGACATCACCGCGCTGTGGCTGTGTGAGACGGGCCAGCGcccgcagctgccagtgcagtcgCGACGGGACGTGCCGGAGCCATGGGTGACGGTGACGTCCTGCTGAccgtgcttctcctgctgctggccgccgtgGCTGTCTGGTGGGCCTTTGGCCACCGGCAACCGCAGGGCCGGCGGACACGGAGAGGGAAGTGGAGGAAGCgccccagggtccagcccagaggCTCACGGAGGAAGCGAGGAGCCCCTGCGGCTCCCAGGTTCCCCAGGCCTCGGGCGACTCCTGGCAAGCGGCCACGTGCTCCCgccagccccctgggcagcccctgcagctgcggcccctgcctggcagaggcccgggagctgcaggaactgatgctgcaccTCGGGGATGGCAACGGGACACGTGAGCCGCTCTATTCTGGGATGTGGCAGGCATTGTGGAAagaactggaggagctgcagaaccaaggccacctgccctgctgtgacttagccagctcctccagaagcctccatcccatccagaggctgctcccagcaagattctccatccctgggagagcctcaaggcctgcaaggatggcacagcaggggagagaCATCACCATCCATGCAGGAAGCTCAGGCTCTCAGAGACCCTgcatcctgccaggagcctcctCTATGTCTGACAGCCTCCATCCCttgcagaggctcagtgagacCTGTCAGCCTGCGGAAAGAGCAGAGCCCGTGGACaggtctcccagctcccttggactCTGGGACTTCAACAACACAGGTGCCATCCTGACCCTTGACGTGGCAAGGGAAAGCCCAGAAGTCCAACTGGGAGCCCAGCCCGATGCAGGGgagcctgctcaggagcagctggcagggcagcaagcgtcctggagccagcagtgggcatcccacagcagccaggacagccaggacgctcttctggttctgcccgccagcaacagccccagcctggtggtgGAGACGGGCCTCCAGACAGCACGGAGGTTCCTccatctgcaggaagctgctccAAGACAGCCTTCGAGTGCAGCCAAGGCCTTTCTAGTAGCAGGTGAGATCTCCCGAGGAGCTGCCTGCGGCTCCCccggggctctggaggggcgcggccaggccaggccagggcccctgCGAGCAGCCTAGTCGCCGGCTGTTTCCAGTGCCTCCGACGGCACGGCTTGAAaaagccctgtctgccttgcagccgctcctggcatccccctgtgccaaggctcgggctgcagccccggccgtcgtcaggagcagagcccagcccacgccgccggggacagcgacggtgccgccctgccccgctgccccggggctgccgcagccgcctgtgcgcgctgccccggcccggctctgccgctcgccagcccggcggctgcagggcggtggccgctgcccggcgcgcagcaggaagcaggtgagagcgcggcggccgcgggggcccggcccgcttcactcgcgggcacttgcggggggttctgggcgcaaggctgatggcttctctcggccgcagggcaacagaggcagcggcaggagctgtacctgtggggcccgcagctgggcagcggcggcttcaGCACCGTCTACTCGGGCATCCGCCTCTCGGACGGGAGCCCGGTGAGTGGCCGCcacggccgggcggggcaggaggggcagcggcggggagcggcagggctggagctcagccctcctctctccgtggctcgcaggtggccatcaaacgcgtggcccgggagagcgtcctgcagtgggacgagctggtgagtgaacggggccagcgggacagagcggggcgtggcgggcagggagaatcccggggcgggctcagcgtgcggagccgcagccccgcgggcctgGGCACACCGGAGAGcggagctggggccgggcagcggcagccccgagcatcccccgggcggGAGGAAGCGCAAGCGCCTGGGAGGCTGcgccagggggcactggggcatcccgggcagggcgcagcgcagccccagggctgctgcagcagcagcagcagcagcagcagcaggctgctgcaggcactgactttctcctgctcacagcccgacggcacccgcgtgcccttggaggtggtgctcatggagaaggtgggctctggctgccagaATATCATCCAGCTCCTCGATTGGTTTGAGCTGCCGGACAGCTTTGTGCTAGTGCTGGAGCGTCCGGAGGCATCGCAGGatctcctgcagttcctgcaggagcagggctgcctgtgcgaggagcaggcgcgctggcttttctgccaggtgctggaggccgtgcggcactgCACCGCCTGCGGCGTCCTGCACCGGGACATCAAGCCAGAGAACCTCCTGGTGAACCCGGAGAGCGGCCACCTGAAGCTCATTGACTTTGGCTGCggcaccttcctccaggagcggGCCTTCACGGGCTTTGCCGGTGAGCCcatggcctgggccctgctcccggtgccaggcACCGCACGGCCCCGTtccctcctgggctgcgggCTGCGTCCTTCAGCCGGCCGCCTTTAGGCACGGGGCGGATGCCGAGCCCCAGGAGccggctgccggccctgccgacAGAGGGGAGGCAAAAGTGGCTcccggcccctgggctcagcaggcccacgagggcctgggctgctccgctggccttcttggccttgcggaatggtttcgtgcctttggccagctggctgggggacgcggggtggcctcggggggaagctgtggccacggctgcagcccctgcctcggCCAGGAGGCCAGcgccaggctctggaaggcagcagcctgcgcccggccagcgccgcctGTCTCCCCTAGGAACGCGCGTGTACAGCCCGCCCGAGTGGATCTGGCTCGGCTGCTACCACGGCCACGCGGCCaccatctggtccctgggcgtgctgctgtacgtcatggtctgcgggagcctccccttccaggatgagcctgacatcgtgctgggcaagctcatcttccggcagcagctctctccaggtgggtgTCCGGCCTCAAGCCGGCGGGCTTTGGCAGCTGGCGGCGCGCAGCTCGGCGCGGCCCTCACCAGCTCCGCGGGACGTGGATCTGCCCTCCAGGGCCGGCCGCAGGAGGGGCCCGTGCCGACGGGGTCAGCACGGCACGGGCGGCCGGAGGAGGCGGCCGTGTCCCGCTGTGCCGCTCTCCCGCGTGGGGCAGAGCCGGTCgggagcccggcacggcccagAGCCCGACACAACatggcccgggccccgcgggcgacgggggcagctgggcaggagactctGCCGGTGACTGGcgctttctgccttctctccccagagctccagcacctgatccgatggtgtttggccaagcaccctgcggacaggccggagctggaggagatctcATGCCACCCTTGGGTGCGGGGCCGGCATTTTTGATGCCTTgccggagcctctgcagcaccaaCTTAGCGAGTCCCACGCAGGACTGAGAACccgaaaaataaaacagcaaacccaTTGCGGTGTGTCAAGGGGCTGGTTCTTctcagcaacttcagctaaAGAAACGTCTTGGGCAAGGGGGgaatcagagtgctgccttcagcctttGTCAAGCTTTCCATGCCTGCCCTCCCAGCTGGTTCTTTGTATCTTCAAGCTCAGGCCCTAGTGCGGGTGAGAGGGGCTTTGCCCAGCcaagaaatgcagcagtggaACAACAGCTGCTCTTGCAAAGTGGCAGGGCTTCTTGGTGTCTCTTGAAGTGACACACAGGTCCATGTGTGCATTCCAGGGGTTATTTGGTTTCAGGGACAGAGACGTTCCTCTCTTAGCAGAActctgaggagagccagaagctacaaaatatcatttcaggTTGAGCCCTGCTgaactctttttctttcttcctatgAAATGGGAGGCAGGGCTAGgcacttctctgggaatcttgccgaaggagctgcttctctcggaatcccgcaaagagagagctgctctgtctcccaaaaaggtaccactttataccataaaagagtgcttggcttccccctctgggtggagcatctcaaattgggatggtgttacattacCGTGCCTGCAGTGAgccagtcaatggcccattaacaaacgattacctcttcggagcaaaccatcgTTCTTGCAAGAGATAataaacctgcccaacctccaacagatggcaaatagaatacaagcttatcttacaaaccaggacaactACTTTATAGAGAGGTAGCGGTTGTAACCAATacttattagattttttttgttgtttcgaTTTATACTATGGCAAGatgataaaatatgtatttgacaTTACCTTGGAAtgcaaagtttttaaaaataattttaagggaaaatatattgaaactGGTTTGGATAGCATAATTTCAAAAAGCCAGTTTCAATACCTGTGCAGTAGCCACAAAGAAGATCTGCATCAATCAtctaaaaagaaagcaagctttAGATTTGACATgcacatttagattttttttgtcatgtataaaagaaagtagaaaaaatacACTATGACAGTTTATCTTCAACTGCACATCACTTGAACCTTGAGTGAAGACTCTGCATTATTGAAGAGAACCAGCTGAGGCAGTGCAGCTCCAGGTTCACACATTATCAGAACCTTCGACTGctcattaaaagcagaaaatcgTGTGGCTGCCTCTGCGAGGCAACAGCGCATTCTCCTGCTGTCATTGCCACTGTCAGAGCAAAACTGGAACCAAGCAATCCCATTCCATCACAAGCACCCTTACGCTGCAAAGGTGGAGCCCTGATCTCAGGAAtgccatttgtggcagaggttttccatgggtgatgtcacacagctctctgtcatgccacactgacacctctgtgatgtcacaaatctctctgtgatgtcacatggacatccttGTGATGTTACACTAAtatctgtgatgccacacagctctctgtgatgtcacacaacctcctctgacatcacaatgacatctctatgatgtcacactgacaccttgcacagctctctgtggtaaCACATGGGcatctgtggtgtcacacagctctctgtgatgtcacactgacatctctgtgacatcacacagctttttgtgatgtcacacagacacctctgtgatgtcacaatgccatctgtgatgtcacacaagctcctgtgatgttacacagacctctctgtgatgtcatgctgacatctctctgatgtcacacaagtgtaacaagaaaagaaatagctgaaggaaaattagcaGTATTTTATTTGTCCTGAATCTAAGAATTTAGAACCTTCAATTTTTACAAACATGATTTGATACTAACTATAGGCAATGAAGTTTTCCATCCCCAGTAAAGAAAAGGATTTGGCCTGAACCAcggctgcagcacccccaaggctgtaactgctctgccaggggttCTTCCATGGTCATGGCTCTCAGGTGCTCCAGCACgaccccaggcacaggcactgatgtTTCGAGGGCTtcctgctgagcatggcctaatccacagccacagaggcttCAGGTTTATCCCTGGGCCACAATCCCTTCTTGGCCATGGAAACAACCTTGGCCACAGGTACTCTGAgagattcctgctctgccatgggcttATTCCCAGCCGCGGATGCCTGCGGGTGTCCTGCTCCTTTCTGGGCTCATCCACAGGTCACAGATCCCTCAACTGGAGCTCACaccactggagttccagcagcacagaaacagcagcgaTGTCCTGGCCTGGTCTCATGGATGATGGGAAGGCAAAGCAGGTTCTATTTCAGGGTTTTAAGTGCAGTTTTGATCCTGTTCCTCGCAGAATACATCTGGAGGAGGTGTCCAGCTGTGAGACAAACAGAGACAgggtgtgctgggtgaagaATGGTGATGTACTGGTTTTCAAGGGGATaggatccattttcttcccagggagcggcaaagagctgggtttggattcagCACGGGAATGTGGTAGATAGCACACGGATGGCTTGGATGTTGCTGAGTGGGGCTTGCCCtcctcaaggactttgcagtgGCACATTGGACAATCCATGTGccgtgctctgccagcaaggaggtgagaccatcaacattcccctcctcatccctgtgtcctacgtaaagaagaatcttccacccgctctgctccagagagctggcaagtgcccctagggagccccctcatccctcctggggcactgcggagggcggggccgaggcagggctgtgactgcacaaaggggcagagcgctggcgtgaggcagggctgtgatgtcccagggctgtgctggccgcagcactgtgacatcgcTGTGACATCACCGCGCTGTGGCTGTGTGAGACGGGCCAGCGcccgcagctgccagtgcagtcgCGACGGGACGTGCCGGAGCCATGGGTGACGGTGACGTCCTGCTGAccgtgcttctcctgctgctggccgccgtggctgtctggtgggcctttggccaccggcaaccgcggggccggcggacacggagagggaagtggaggaagcgccccagggtccagcccagaggCTCACCGAGGAAGCGAGGAGCCCCTGCGGCTCCCAGGTTCCCCAGGCCTCGGGCGACTCCTGGCAAGCGGCCACGTGCTCCCgccagccccctgggcagcccctgcagctgcggcccctgcctggcagaggcccgggagctgcgggaaCTGATGCTGCACCTCGGGGATGGCAACGGGACACGTGAGCCGCTCTATTCTGGGATGTGGCAGGCGTTGTGGAAagaactggaggagctgcagaaccaaggccacctgccctgctgtggcttagccagctcctccagaagcctccatcccatccagaggctgctcccagcaagattctccatccctgggagagcctcaaggcctgcaaggatggcacagcaggggagagaCATCACCATCCATGCAGGAAGCTCAGGCTGTCTGAGACCCTgcatcctgccaggagcctctgctatctctgacagcctccatcccttgcagaggctcagtgagacctgtcagcctgcagaaggagcagagcccgtggacaggtctcccagctcccttggactCTGGGACTTCAACAACACAGGTGCCATCCTGACCCTTGACGTGGCAAGGGAAAGCCCAGAAGTCCAACTGGGAGCCCAGACCGGTGCAGGGgagcctgctcaggagcagctggcggGGCAGCAAgcgtcctggagccagcagtgggcatcccacagcagccaggacagccaggacgctcttctggttctgcccgccagcaacagccccagcctggtggtgGAGACGAGCCTCCAGACAGCACGGAGGTTCCTccatctgcaggaagctgccccaagacagccctcgagtgccgccaaggcctttctagtagcaggtgagatctcccgaggagctgcctgcggctcccccggggctctggaggggcgcggccaggccaggccagggcccctgCGAGCAGCCTCGTCGCCGGCTGTTTCCAGTGCCTCCGACGGCACGGCTTGAAaaagccctgtctgccttgcagccgctcctggcatccccctgtgccaaggctcgggctgcagccccggccgtcgtcaggagcagagcccagcccacgccgccggggacagcgacggtgccgccctgccccgctgccccggggctgccgcagccgcctgtgcgcgctgccccggcccggctctgccgctcgccagcccggcggctgcagggcggtggccgctgcccggcgcgcagcaggaagcaggtgagagcgcggcggccgcgggggcccggcccgcttcactcgcgggcacttgcggggggttctgggcgcaaggctgatggcttctctcggccgcagggcaacagaggcagcggcaggagctgtacctgtggggcccgcagctgggcagcggcggcttcaGCACCGTCTACTCGGGCATCCGCCTCTCGGACGGGAGCCCGGTGAGTGGCCGCcacggccgggcggggcaggaggggcagcggcggggagcggcagggctggagctcagccctcctctctccgtggctcgcaggtggccatcaaacgcgtggcccgggagagcgtcctgcagtgggacgagctggtgagtgaacggggccagcgggacagagcggggcgtggcgggcagggagaatcccggggcgggctcagcgtgcggagccgcagccccgcgggcctgGGCACACCGGAGAGcggagctggggccgggcagcggcagccccgagcatcccccgggcggGAGGAAGCGCAAGCGCCTGGGAGGCTGcgccagggggcactggggcatcccgggcagggcgcagcgcagccccagggctgctgcagcagcagcagcagcagcagcagcaggctgctgcaggcactgactttctcctgctcacagcccgacggcacccgcgtgcccttggaggtggtgctcatggagaaggtgggctctggctgccagaATATCATCCAGCTCCTCGATTGGTTTGAGCTGCCGGACAGCTTTGTGCTAGTGCTGGAGCGTCCGGAGGCATCGCAGGatctcctgcagttcctgcaggagcagggctgcctgtgcgaggagcaggcgcgctggcttttctgccaggtgctggaggccgtgcggcactgCACCGCCTGCGGCGTCCTGCACCGGGACATCAAGCCAGAGAACCTCCTGGTGAACCCGGAGAGCGGCCACCTGAAGCTCATTGACTTCGGCTGCggcaccttcctccaggagcggGCCTTCACGGGCTTTGCCGGTGAGCCcatggcctgggccctgctccc
Coding sequences within:
- the LOC144246162 gene encoding serine/threonine-protein kinase pim-1-like; translation: MGDGDVLLTVLLLLLAAVAVCNSPSLVVETGLQTARRFLHLQEAAPRQPSSAAKAFLVAGQQRQRQELYLWGPQLGSGGFSTVYSGIRLSDGSPVAIKRVARESVLQWDELPDGTRVPLEVVLMEKVGSGCQNIIQLLDWFELPDSFVLVLERPEASQDLLQFLQEQGCLCEEQARWLFCQVLEAVRHCTACGVLHRDIKPENLLVNPESGHLKLIDFGCGTFLQERAFTGFAGTRVYSPPEWIWLGCYHGHAATIWSLGVLLYVMVCGSLPFQDEPDIVLGKLIFRQQLSPELQHLIRWCLAKHPADRPELEEISCHPWVRGRHF
- the LOC144246163 gene encoding serine/threonine-protein kinase pim-1-like — translated: MGDGQQRQRQELYLWGPQLGSGGFSTVYSGIRLSDGSPVAIKRVARESVLQWDELPDGTRVPLEVVLMEKVGSGCQNIIQLLDWFELPDSFVLVLERPEASQDLLQFLQEQGCLCEEQARWLFCQVLEAVRHCTACGVLHRDIKPENLLVNPESGHLKLIDFGCGTFLQERAFTGFAGTRVYSPPEWIWLGCYHGHAATIWSLGVLLYVMVCGSLPFQDEPDIVLGKLVFRQQLSPELQHLIRWCLAKHPADRPELEEISCHPWVRGRHF